A single Epinephelus lanceolatus isolate andai-2023 chromosome 22, ASM4190304v1, whole genome shotgun sequence DNA region contains:
- the LOC117246115 gene encoding eukaryotic translation initiation factor 4E type 2: MNQLERPKEEEDHQETDCHHDNSDGTNNNNNNNRRKAVCPGVGEHPLQYNYTFWYSRRTPSRPASSQSYEQNIRQIGSVASVEQFWRFYSHLVRPGDLSGHSDFHLFKEGIKPMWEDDSNRSGGKWIIRLRKGLASRFWENIILAMLGEQFMVGEEICGAVVSIRFQEDILSIWNKTSNDQMTTSRIRDTLRRVLNLPANTIMEYKTHNDSLRDNSSFRNTKISL; the protein is encoded by the exons tccaaaagaggaggaggaccacCAAGAGACAGACTGTCACCATGACAACAGTGACGGGaccaacaataacaacaataataaccgACGCAAG GCGGTGTGTCCAGGTGTAGGTGAACACCCCCTCCAATATAACTACACCTTCTGGTACAGCAGAAGAACTCCGAGTCGTCCTGCAAGTTCTCAGAGCTACGAACAAAACATCCGACAGATCGGCTCAGTGGCAtcg GTGGAGCAGTTCTGGAGGTTCTACAGTCACCTGGTGAGACCAGGTGATCTGAGTGGACACAGTGACTTCCACCTGTTCAAGGAAGGAATCAAACCCATGTGGGAG GATGACTCTAACCGCAGTGGGGGGAAGTGGATCATTCGTCTTCGTAAAGGTTTGGCCAGTCGGTTCTGGGAGAACATCATACTGGCCATGTTGGGAGAACAGTTCATGGTGGGAGAGGAGATCTGTGGAGCTGTGGTCTCTATACGCTTTCAG GAAGACATCTTGTCCATCTGGAACAAAACGTCCAATGACCAAATGACAACGTCCAGAATCAGAGACACTTTAAGACGAGTCCTGAACCTTCCAGCCAACACCATCATGGAGTACAAGACCCACAACGACAGTCTCAG GGACAACTCGAgtttcagaaacacaaagatCTCCCTCTGA